A portion of the Stigmatella aurantiaca DW4/3-1 genome contains these proteins:
- a CDS encoding nuclear transport factor 2 family protein: MSATENFSLARAWLRAFNAHDVDALVSLYAEDATHTSPKIRVLHPETGGKLVGKPALARWWKDANARLPGLRYEETALTASEERVFMEYLRHAPGEPPLPVAEVLEVRGGKIVASRVYHG, from the coding sequence ATGAGTGCCACTGAAAACTTCTCCCTCGCGCGTGCGTGGTTGCGCGCCTTCAACGCCCACGATGTGGACGCCTTGGTGTCCCTGTACGCCGAGGACGCGACGCACACCTCTCCGAAAATCCGGGTTTTGCACCCGGAGACGGGAGGGAAGCTCGTGGGCAAGCCCGCCTTGGCCCGGTGGTGGAAGGACGCCAACGCCCGGTTGCCCGGGCTGCGCTACGAGGAGACGGCGCTCACGGCCAGCGAGGAGCGGGTCTTCATGGAGTACCTGCGCCACGCGCCGGGGGAGCCGCCCCTGCCGGTGGCCGAGGTGCTAGAGGTGCGGGGCGGGAAGATCGTCGCCTCGCGCGTCTACCACGGCTGA
- a CDS encoding DEAD/DEAH box helicase gives MTFDELKLSEPLLRAVKAEGYTTPTPIQQRAIPPALTGQDVLGCAQTGTGKTAAFALPILHRLSAGRSPPPAQGRPIRVLVLTPTRELASQIADSFQAYGRFTGLSWAVIFGGVGQHAQEQTLRRGVDVLIATPGRLLDLMGQGLVSYKALEVFVLDEADRMLDMGFIHDVKRIISALPPKRQTLFFSATMPPEIQSLAQGILKSPVRVEVTPESTTAETVEQKMFFVEREQKRHLLVHLLGDASIRRALVFTRTKHGANRVAKHLASSRISAEAIHGNKSQNARERALGAFKDGSCRVLVATDIAARGIDIEGITHVINFDLPNIPESYVHRIGRTGRAGAVGTALSFCDGEERAYLRDIERTIRRQVPVMADHPFRSGQSAPVPSEPGEARPRPSNEGRRHNSGGQRSQGESQGEGRHRRRRGGRPGGQGASARSSEGHRGSGGRSSEGSSRGPGGRSSEGHRGSGGRAAAAPATAPAASRPTPPPVRTAPKWL, from the coding sequence ATGACTTTCGATGAACTGAAGCTCTCCGAGCCGCTGCTTCGCGCCGTGAAGGCCGAGGGCTACACCACGCCCACCCCTATCCAGCAGCGGGCCATCCCTCCCGCGCTCACCGGACAGGACGTGCTGGGCTGCGCCCAGACGGGCACGGGCAAGACCGCGGCGTTCGCGCTGCCCATCCTCCACCGGCTGTCGGCAGGCCGCTCCCCTCCCCCCGCGCAGGGCCGCCCCATCCGCGTGCTCGTCCTCACCCCCACGCGCGAGCTGGCCAGCCAGATCGCCGACAGCTTCCAGGCGTATGGCCGCTTCACCGGCCTGTCCTGGGCGGTCATCTTCGGCGGCGTGGGCCAGCATGCCCAGGAGCAGACGCTGCGCCGGGGCGTGGATGTGCTCATCGCCACCCCGGGCCGGTTGCTGGACCTGATGGGCCAGGGGCTCGTCTCGTACAAGGCGCTGGAAGTGTTCGTGCTCGATGAGGCGGACCGCATGCTGGACATGGGCTTCATCCACGACGTGAAGCGCATCATCTCGGCGCTGCCCCCCAAGCGGCAGACGCTCTTCTTCTCGGCGACGATGCCGCCGGAGATTCAGTCCCTGGCGCAGGGCATCCTGAAGAGCCCCGTGCGCGTGGAAGTCACCCCGGAGTCCACCACCGCGGAGACGGTGGAGCAGAAGATGTTCTTCGTGGAGCGCGAGCAGAAGCGGCACCTCTTGGTGCACCTGCTGGGCGACGCGTCCATCCGGCGCGCCCTGGTCTTCACCCGCACCAAGCACGGCGCCAACCGGGTGGCCAAGCACCTGGCGTCCTCGCGCATCAGCGCCGAGGCCATCCACGGCAACAAGAGCCAGAACGCCCGCGAGCGGGCCCTGGGTGCCTTCAAGGATGGGAGCTGCCGGGTCCTGGTCGCCACGGACATCGCCGCGCGGGGCATCGACATCGAGGGCATCACCCACGTCATCAACTTCGACTTGCCCAACATCCCCGAGTCCTACGTGCACCGCATTGGCCGCACCGGCCGCGCGGGCGCGGTGGGCACCGCCCTGTCCTTCTGCGACGGGGAGGAGCGCGCCTACCTGCGGGACATCGAGCGCACCATCCGGCGCCAGGTGCCGGTGATGGCCGACCATCCGTTCCGCTCCGGCCAGTCCGCCCCCGTGCCCTCCGAGCCGGGAGAAGCGCGTCCCCGGCCCTCGAACGAGGGACGGCGGCACAACTCCGGCGGCCAGCGTTCCCAGGGCGAATCGCAGGGTGAGGGTCGCCACCGGCGCCGCCGGGGAGGCCGTCCAGGAGGCCAGGGCGCCAGCGCCCGCTCGTCCGAGGGCCACCGGGGCTCTGGCGGACGCTCGTCCGAGGGCTCCTCCCGCGGTCCAGGGGGCCGGTCCTCCGAGGGGCACCGGGGCTCGGGCGGACGCGCCGCCGCGGCACCCGCCACCGCTCCGGCGGCTTCCCGGCCAACGCCGCCACCGGTTCGCACCGCTCCGAAGTGGCTCTGA
- a CDS encoding ABC-F family ATP-binding cassette domain-containing protein, which translates to MTLLRAANVQLSFGSRTIFQGLTLTIEEGERVGLVGVNGSGKSSLMKILAGVARADTGELQLRRGARVTYLPQEPEFPEGATVASELSVAQGPLREALSAHSELSRRMEATPPEGQAKLLEQMATLSDRIEHLGGWDTEHHARTLLDRLGVKDWDKPVAQLSGGLRKRVAIARALLTQPELLMLDEPTNHLDADTVDWLEGELDKLPGSLLLVTHDRYFLDGLVDRIVEIQPGEGVISFPGNYEAYIEQKVAAQEQASLAQHKRERWIAQEVAWLRRGPEARRTKSKARIDRARKLMAEKGFERPKAAGLQVVAAPRLGHTVIEAEGVKKSFGERRVLDKVDLRLQRGERVGLVGPNGVGKTTFLRVLLGELPPDDGKLVIGKNTKVAYYDQTRAALDPEQTVYEAASSGEDWVEIGGQKIALRDYLDDLLFPVPMQRQKVRALSGGERNRLLLARLFLEGANVLVLDEPTNDLDIVTLNILEGLLLGFTGSVLLVTHDRYFLDKVATSILAFEGEGKVIRYEGNYAMYRRLKEQAEAARAAAAAPKKEAPAPAAPAPETAKPSRKPGKLSYKEQRELEGMEAAIEAAETRKAALESQLADPAIYSSPTKVPELQRELDMASTEVDRLYARWQELQNTVSG; encoded by the coding sequence GTGACCCTGCTCCGCGCCGCCAACGTCCAGCTCAGCTTCGGCAGCCGTACCATCTTCCAAGGCCTCACCCTCACCATCGAAGAGGGTGAGCGCGTGGGCCTGGTGGGGGTGAATGGCTCTGGCAAGTCCTCGCTGATGAAGATCCTGGCGGGGGTGGCGCGCGCGGACACGGGGGAGCTTCAGCTCCGGCGAGGGGCCCGCGTCACCTACCTGCCCCAGGAGCCGGAGTTTCCCGAGGGCGCCACGGTGGCCTCGGAGCTGTCCGTGGCCCAGGGGCCGCTGCGGGAGGCCCTCTCGGCGCACTCGGAGCTGAGCCGCCGGATGGAGGCCACGCCTCCGGAAGGCCAGGCCAAGCTGCTGGAGCAGATGGCCACGCTGTCGGACCGCATCGAGCACCTGGGAGGCTGGGACACGGAGCACCACGCCCGGACGTTGCTGGACCGGCTGGGCGTGAAGGACTGGGACAAGCCCGTGGCCCAGCTGTCCGGCGGCCTGCGCAAGCGCGTGGCCATCGCCCGGGCCCTGCTCACGCAGCCAGAGCTGCTGATGCTGGACGAGCCCACCAACCACCTGGACGCGGACACCGTGGACTGGCTGGAGGGGGAGCTGGACAAGCTGCCCGGCTCGCTGCTGCTGGTGACGCACGACCGGTACTTCCTCGATGGGCTGGTGGACCGGATCGTCGAGATCCAACCCGGAGAGGGCGTCATCTCGTTTCCGGGCAACTATGAGGCCTACATCGAGCAGAAGGTGGCGGCCCAGGAGCAGGCCTCCCTGGCCCAGCACAAGCGAGAGCGGTGGATCGCCCAAGAAGTCGCGTGGCTGCGCAGGGGCCCCGAGGCCCGGCGCACCAAGAGCAAGGCGCGCATCGATCGGGCGCGCAAGCTGATGGCGGAGAAGGGGTTCGAGCGCCCCAAGGCCGCGGGCCTCCAGGTGGTGGCGGCGCCCCGGCTGGGGCACACCGTCATCGAGGCCGAGGGCGTGAAGAAGTCCTTCGGCGAGCGGCGGGTGCTGGACAAGGTGGACCTGCGGCTCCAGCGCGGCGAGCGCGTGGGGCTGGTGGGGCCCAACGGCGTGGGCAAGACGACCTTCCTGCGCGTGCTCCTGGGCGAGCTGCCCCCGGACGACGGCAAGCTCGTCATCGGAAAGAACACGAAGGTCGCCTACTACGACCAGACCCGGGCCGCGTTGGATCCCGAGCAGACCGTGTATGAGGCGGCCTCCTCGGGCGAGGACTGGGTGGAGATCGGCGGCCAGAAGATCGCCCTGCGCGACTACCTGGATGACCTGCTCTTCCCGGTGCCCATGCAGCGCCAGAAGGTCCGGGCCCTGTCGGGCGGCGAGCGCAACCGGCTGCTCCTGGCACGGCTGTTCCTGGAAGGCGCCAACGTGCTGGTGCTGGACGAGCCCACCAACGACCTGGACATCGTCACGCTGAACATCCTGGAGGGGCTCTTGCTGGGCTTCACCGGCAGCGTGCTGCTGGTGACGCACGACCGGTACTTCCTGGACAAGGTGGCCACCTCCATCCTGGCGTTCGAGGGAGAGGGCAAAGTCATCCGGTACGAGGGCAACTACGCGATGTACCGGCGCCTCAAGGAGCAGGCCGAGGCCGCACGGGCCGCCGCTGCCGCGCCGAAGAAGGAAGCCCCCGCTCCGGCGGCGCCTGCTCCCGAGACGGCAAAGCCCTCCCGCAAGCCCGGGAAGCTCTCCTACAAGGAGCAGCGGGAGCTGGAGGGGATGGAGGCGGCCATCGAAGCCGCCGAGACGCGCAAGGCCGCCCTCGAGTCCCAGCTGGCCGATCCCGCCATCTACAGCAGCCCGACGAAGGTGCCGGAACTCCAGCGCGAGTTGGACATGGCCTCGACCGAGGTGGACCGGCTCTATGCCCGCTGGCAAGAGCTTCAGAACACCGTCAGCGGGTGA
- a CDS encoding ABC-F family ATP-binding cassette domain-containing protein — protein sequence MIRLDNIGKQHGQQILFVEASAQLNRGEKVGLVGPNGAGKSTLFRMVVQTEHPDEGQVSVDKGVTIGYFDQDVGEMAGMSAVSATMDGAGPVSQVAAELKELEAAMADPERMDELDKLVERFGIVQGRYEELGGYALEGRAREILAGLGFTQDMMDGDVGALSGGWKMRVALARILLMRPDVMLLDEPSNHLDIESIIWLETFLKGYEGALLMTSHDRAFMNRVVSKIIEIDGGTLTTYSGNYDFYEQQRAIAERHHQAQYERQQAMLAKELKFIERFKARASHAAQVQSRVKKLEKIEKVEPPKRRQTLVFDFQPAPRSGDDVAKLENVVKGYGKRRIYEGLDFLIRRGERWCVMGVNGAGKSTLLKLISGESRPDDGEVTVGSSVKMGYFAQHAMELLEPEVTVYDSLVNRFPRATQGSIRALAGCFGFSGDEIEKKCRVLSGGEKARLVLAQMLYDPPNFLVLDEPTNHLDMATKQMLITALARYEGTMLFVSHDRHFLAALSNRVLELTPEGVRQYGGGYNEYVSSTGQEAPGLRS from the coding sequence ATGATTCGGCTCGACAACATCGGCAAGCAGCACGGCCAGCAAATCCTCTTCGTGGAGGCCTCCGCCCAGCTCAACCGGGGCGAGAAGGTGGGGCTCGTGGGCCCCAACGGCGCTGGCAAATCCACCCTCTTCCGAATGGTCGTCCAGACCGAGCACCCAGACGAGGGCCAGGTCTCCGTCGATAAAGGGGTGACCATCGGCTACTTCGACCAGGACGTGGGCGAGATGGCCGGAATGAGCGCCGTGTCCGCCACCATGGATGGCGCGGGCCCGGTGTCCCAGGTGGCCGCCGAGCTCAAGGAGCTGGAGGCCGCCATGGCCGACCCCGAGCGCATGGATGAGCTGGACAAGCTCGTCGAGCGCTTCGGCATCGTCCAGGGCCGCTACGAGGAGCTGGGGGGCTATGCGCTGGAGGGCCGCGCCCGGGAGATCCTGGCGGGCCTCGGCTTCACCCAGGACATGATGGACGGGGACGTGGGCGCGCTCAGCGGCGGGTGGAAGATGCGCGTTGCCCTGGCGCGGATCCTCCTGATGCGCCCGGACGTCATGCTGCTGGACGAGCCGAGCAACCACTTGGACATCGAGTCCATCATCTGGCTGGAGACGTTCCTCAAGGGCTACGAGGGCGCCCTGCTGATGACGAGCCACGACCGCGCGTTCATGAACCGCGTCGTGTCGAAGATCATCGAGATCGACGGGGGCACGCTCACCACCTACTCCGGCAACTACGACTTCTACGAGCAACAGCGCGCCATCGCCGAGCGCCACCACCAGGCGCAGTACGAGCGCCAGCAGGCCATGCTCGCCAAGGAGCTCAAGTTCATCGAGCGCTTCAAGGCGCGCGCCTCCCACGCGGCCCAGGTGCAGAGCCGCGTGAAGAAGTTGGAGAAAATCGAAAAGGTGGAGCCGCCCAAGCGCCGCCAGACGCTCGTCTTCGATTTCCAGCCCGCCCCTCGCTCCGGCGACGACGTGGCGAAGCTGGAGAACGTGGTGAAGGGCTACGGCAAGCGCCGCATCTACGAGGGGCTGGACTTCCTCATCCGCCGCGGCGAGCGCTGGTGCGTCATGGGCGTCAACGGCGCGGGCAAGTCCACCCTGCTCAAGCTCATCTCCGGCGAGTCCCGGCCGGACGATGGCGAGGTGACGGTGGGCTCCAGCGTGAAGATGGGCTACTTCGCCCAGCACGCCATGGAGCTGCTCGAGCCGGAAGTCACCGTGTACGACTCGCTGGTGAACCGCTTCCCGCGCGCCACCCAGGGCTCCATCCGGGCGCTGGCCGGGTGCTTCGGCTTCTCGGGGGATGAAATCGAGAAGAAGTGCCGGGTGCTCTCCGGAGGCGAGAAGGCGCGGCTGGTGCTGGCGCAGATGCTCTATGATCCGCCCAACTTCCTGGTGCTGGACGAGCCCACCAACCACCTGGACATGGCCACCAAGCAGATGCTCATCACCGCGCTGGCCCGCTACGAGGGCACCATGCTCTTCGTCAGCCACGACCGGCACTTCCTGGCCGCCCTGTCCAACCGCGTGCTGGAGCTGACGCCCGAGGGCGTCCGCCAGTACGGCGGCGGCTACAACGAGTACGTGTCGAGCACTGGCCAGGAAGCCCCGGGCCTCCGGAGCTGA
- the fusA gene encoding elongation factor G produces the protein MASNVPIEKIRNIGISAHIDSGKTTLSERILFYTGRIHEIHEVRGKDGVGAKMDSMDLEREKGITIQSAATYAMWGEHNINLIDTPGHVDFTIEVERALRVLDGAILVLCSVSGVQSQSITVDRQMKRYKVPRIAFVNKMDRAGANYDRVAAQLKEKLHHHPVKLQYPIGAEDRFTGLIDLVQMKAFYFDGESGENVREEEIPADMLEEAKLRRQEMVEGVAEVDDALGELFLADAAITNEQIAAAIRRATIALKMTPVMCGSAYKNKGVQLLLNAVCSYLPNPKEATNEALDQKNNEAKVILESDPAKPFVGLAFKLEDGRYGQLTYMRVYQGRVTKGDFIFNQSNQKKVKVPRIVRMHASDMNDINEGQAGDIIALFGVECASGDTFTDGTVNYTMTSMHVPDAVIALAVSPKERASTANFSKALNRFTKEDPTFRVHRDEESAQTIISGMGELHLEIYIERMKREYNCEVIAGKPQVAYRETISQKGEFFYTHKKQTGGSGQFARVCGYLEPLPADAVQQYEFVDDIVGGSIPREFIPACDKGFQEAVKKGSLIGFPVVGVRVVINDGAFHAVDSSEMAFKTAAIMGFREGYAAAKPVILEPMMKVEVQAPEDFQGSVVGQLNQRRGTILSTENREGYVIAVAEVPLNAMFGYSTDLRSATQGKGEYTMEFAKYSPVPKNEGEALMAAYREKQAAEAAARK, from the coding sequence GTGGCCTCCAACGTACCCATCGAAAAGATTCGTAACATCGGTATCTCCGCCCACATCGACTCGGGCAAGACGACGCTGTCCGAGCGCATCCTCTTCTACACGGGCCGCATCCACGAGATCCACGAAGTGCGTGGCAAGGATGGCGTTGGCGCGAAGATGGACTCGATGGATCTGGAGCGTGAGAAGGGCATCACGATCCAGTCGGCCGCGACCTACGCGATGTGGGGCGAGCACAACATCAACCTGATCGACACCCCGGGACACGTCGACTTCACCATCGAGGTGGAGCGCGCGCTGCGCGTGCTTGACGGCGCCATTCTGGTGCTGTGCTCCGTGTCCGGCGTTCAGTCCCAGTCCATCACGGTGGACCGGCAGATGAAGCGCTACAAGGTTCCGCGCATCGCGTTCGTCAACAAGATGGACCGCGCGGGTGCCAACTATGATCGCGTGGCCGCCCAGCTCAAGGAGAAGCTCCACCACCACCCGGTGAAGCTCCAGTACCCGATCGGCGCCGAGGACCGCTTCACGGGCCTCATCGATCTGGTGCAGATGAAGGCGTTCTACTTCGATGGCGAGAGCGGCGAGAACGTGCGCGAGGAGGAGATCCCCGCGGACATGCTCGAGGAGGCGAAGCTGCGCCGTCAGGAGATGGTGGAGGGCGTCGCCGAGGTGGATGACGCGCTCGGGGAGCTGTTCCTCGCCGACGCGGCCATCACCAACGAGCAGATCGCCGCGGCCATCCGCCGGGCGACCATTGCCCTGAAGATGACGCCGGTCATGTGCGGCTCGGCCTACAAGAACAAGGGCGTGCAGCTCCTCCTCAACGCGGTGTGCAGCTACCTGCCCAACCCCAAGGAAGCGACCAACGAGGCGCTCGACCAGAAGAACAACGAGGCCAAGGTCATCCTGGAGTCGGATCCGGCCAAGCCCTTCGTGGGCCTGGCGTTCAAGCTGGAGGACGGCCGCTACGGGCAGCTGACGTACATGCGCGTCTACCAGGGCCGCGTGACGAAGGGCGACTTCATCTTCAACCAGTCGAACCAGAAGAAGGTGAAGGTCCCCCGCATCGTGCGCATGCACGCCAGCGACATGAACGACATCAACGAGGGACAGGCCGGTGACATCATCGCCCTGTTCGGCGTGGAGTGCGCCTCGGGCGACACGTTCACCGACGGCACCGTGAACTACACGATGACGTCCATGCACGTGCCGGACGCCGTGATTGCGCTCGCCGTGAGCCCCAAGGAGCGCGCCTCGACGGCGAACTTCTCCAAGGCCCTCAACCGGTTCACCAAGGAGGACCCCACCTTCCGCGTGCACCGCGACGAGGAGAGCGCCCAGACCATCATCAGCGGCATGGGCGAGTTGCACCTGGAGATCTACATCGAGCGCATGAAGCGCGAGTACAACTGCGAGGTCATCGCCGGCAAGCCGCAGGTGGCCTACCGCGAGACGATCAGCCAGAAGGGCGAGTTCTTCTACACGCACAAGAAGCAGACCGGTGGTTCCGGCCAGTTCGCGCGCGTGTGTGGGTACCTCGAGCCCCTGCCGGCCGACGCCGTGCAGCAGTACGAGTTCGTGGATGACATCGTGGGCGGCTCCATCCCCCGCGAGTTCATCCCCGCGTGCGACAAGGGCTTCCAGGAGGCCGTGAAGAAGGGCAGCCTCATCGGCTTCCCCGTGGTGGGCGTGCGCGTCGTCATCAACGACGGGGCGTTCCACGCGGTGGACTCCAGCGAAATGGCGTTCAAGACCGCCGCCATCATGGGCTTCCGGGAGGGCTACGCCGCGGCGAAGCCCGTCATCCTGGAGCCGATGATGAAGGTGGAGGTGCAGGCGCCCGAGGACTTCCAGGGCTCCGTCGTGGGTCAGCTCAACCAGCGCCGCGGCACCATCCTCAGCACGGAGAACCGCGAGGGCTATGTCATCGCCGTGGCCGAGGTGCCGCTGAACGCCATGTTCGGCTACTCCACGGACCTGCGCTCGGCGACCCAGGGCAAGGGCGAGTACACGATGGAGTTCGCCAAGTACTCCCCCGTGCCGAAGAACGAGGGCGAGGCCCTGATGGCGGCCTACCGCGAGAAGCAGGCAGCCGAAGCCGCTGCCCGCAAGTAA
- a CDS encoding aspartyl/asparaginyl beta-hydroxylase domain-containing protein, translated as MPDAATQQVLIQVRHAILQLARQGGYIDTVMRAGSELDRLKMYLEMWEGRRPPLPPRPGQAPVLFPPFPGLEERPWREASQVPEAAALERHFPAVLRDLARLEHAELVSYSTDIVQGGQWSVLPIYLAGERVDRLFRPELAMDATAEAVESLAGQCAAFPLSDVLFSAHTPGTRLTPHCSWDGFRMRLHLGLKIPPGCGIRVGTESRGWEPGRVLVFHDSFEHETWNTGDARRVVLIADCWHPGLTVPEREALLALTRKFEVRRILALLRIPDALEAPLMARFAESERTDPRVPRFWPG; from the coding sequence ATGCCAGACGCCGCCACCCAGCAGGTCCTCATTCAGGTGCGCCATGCCATCCTCCAGCTGGCGCGACAGGGGGGCTACATCGACACGGTCATGCGCGCGGGCAGCGAACTCGACCGGCTCAAGATGTACCTCGAAATGTGGGAGGGCCGGCGCCCTCCCCTTCCTCCCCGGCCCGGCCAAGCCCCGGTGCTCTTCCCCCCCTTCCCCGGGCTGGAGGAACGGCCCTGGCGCGAGGCCTCCCAAGTTCCCGAGGCGGCGGCACTGGAGCGGCACTTCCCCGCGGTGCTCAGAGACCTGGCCCGGCTCGAGCACGCGGAGCTGGTGAGCTACAGCACGGACATCGTCCAGGGAGGCCAGTGGTCGGTGCTGCCCATCTATCTGGCGGGCGAGCGCGTGGACCGCCTCTTCCGGCCCGAGCTGGCGATGGACGCGACGGCCGAGGCGGTGGAGTCCCTGGCGGGCCAGTGTGCGGCGTTTCCCTTGAGCGACGTGCTCTTCTCCGCCCACACGCCCGGCACCCGGCTGACGCCCCATTGCAGCTGGGATGGGTTCCGGATGCGGCTCCACCTCGGGCTGAAGATTCCCCCGGGGTGTGGCATCCGGGTGGGCACCGAGTCCCGGGGGTGGGAGCCTGGCCGCGTCCTGGTCTTCCACGACTCCTTCGAGCACGAGACGTGGAATACGGGCGATGCGCGCCGCGTGGTGCTGATCGCCGACTGCTGGCACCCCGGGCTGACGGTGCCCGAGCGCGAGGCGCTGCTGGCGCTGACCCGCAAGTTCGAGGTGCGGCGCATCCTCGCCCTGCTGCGGATTCCGGACGCCCTGGAGGCGCCGCTCATGGCCCGCTTCGCCGAGTCCGAGCGGACCGACCCACGGGTGCCGCGCTTCTGGCCGGGGTGA
- a CDS encoding imm11 family protein — protein sequence MASDLPSDPRFFVLEADAGGNHDTQFDRVEPINRGNAPHCPKCGDPIGMKEWLPPYRVTMELFGEDLGDFADGAGGNSVLISERMAVAFRTEGLIGLLGFDPVDVVGVRRKRKGPKPAAVPRYFAVTACLGHAAVDEARSRIRRSGSVTCPECLSAGMDSVHGFALNGETWQGEDVFRPRGKQGSILISERFAEFVKQHGFTNMKLIPTEEYVWDPLRKGPPA from the coding sequence GTGGCTTCGGACCTGCCATCTGACCCGCGCTTCTTCGTACTTGAGGCGGATGCAGGGGGGAACCATGACACTCAATTCGACAGGGTTGAGCCCATCAACCGCGGCAATGCCCCCCACTGCCCAAAATGTGGCGATCCCATCGGAATGAAGGAGTGGCTGCCACCCTATCGTGTCACCATGGAGCTGTTTGGCGAAGACCTAGGCGACTTCGCCGATGGAGCAGGTGGCAACAGCGTTCTCATCTCCGAACGAATGGCGGTGGCATTCCGGACAGAAGGGCTGATTGGGCTCCTCGGCTTTGACCCCGTCGATGTGGTGGGAGTCCGGAGAAAACGCAAGGGCCCCAAACCGGCCGCCGTGCCCCGCTATTTTGCTGTCACTGCCTGCCTCGGCCACGCTGCCGTGGATGAGGCGCGCAGCCGCATCCGCCGATCAGGGTCCGTGACATGTCCCGAGTGCCTCTCTGCCGGGATGGACTCTGTTCATGGCTTCGCCCTGAATGGGGAGACTTGGCAGGGAGAGGACGTGTTTCGCCCTCGCGGCAAGCAGGGCAGCATTCTCATTTCCGAGCGCTTCGCTGAGTTCGTCAAGCAGCACGGCTTCACGAACATGAAACTCATCCCCACTGAAGAGTACGTTTGGGATCCCCTTCGCAAGGGTCCACCGGCTTAA
- a CDS encoding serine/threonine protein kinase → MHDTHDPGRALAPLPAGTRIGPWLLVGWHHQGAYGAVYQAVRAKSPRQPSVALKLALFPNDPRFAREVELLSRLRHPCVPRLIDHGHWRHPSGPIYPYLTMQWVEGTSLYDWVRARAPSSRQVLQLLAQLARALQAIHAAHGVHRDVKGGNILVRPSDDRPFLTDFGSGIYQGAERLTWRSMPPATLPYRPPEASRFAYRFILEPESHYVAQPSDDLFSLGVTAYRLLTGAYPPTQLPSAEALAWNPEDAGPWSLQVLNPRVTPQLNALVLRMLSIQPEARGTAKELAESLELAAARSDTTADLPLFDAPPALPEMAQSPVRPKSPARSTVRAPLSTWIPRCAALAGGLLLLLWLGQSLSERQPASSQQRRAGGDASVRDAGSVAVGDSALTAPSASTAAPPSSATIALELPPKPLPGQNKPDANGRCARRGQIAINGGCWIEQFALDSEACNDNTDTSYIYKGRCYAPAFPPRRQPTSTQSPNASP, encoded by the coding sequence ATGCATGACACGCACGATCCTGGGCGAGCGCTGGCCCCTCTCCCAGCGGGAACCCGAATCGGGCCCTGGCTCCTGGTGGGCTGGCACCACCAGGGGGCCTATGGGGCCGTCTACCAAGCCGTTCGCGCGAAATCGCCCAGGCAGCCCTCCGTCGCGCTCAAGCTGGCCCTCTTCCCCAACGACCCTCGTTTCGCTCGCGAGGTGGAGTTGCTCTCCCGTCTTCGCCACCCCTGTGTCCCCCGCCTCATCGACCATGGGCACTGGCGTCATCCCTCGGGACCGATTTACCCCTACCTCACCATGCAATGGGTGGAGGGCACCTCCCTGTATGACTGGGTCCGGGCTCGCGCTCCCTCCTCCCGGCAGGTCCTTCAACTGCTCGCTCAGTTGGCACGCGCCCTCCAAGCCATCCATGCCGCTCACGGCGTTCACCGCGACGTGAAGGGCGGCAACATCCTGGTGCGTCCTTCGGATGACCGGCCCTTCCTCACCGACTTCGGCTCTGGCATCTACCAAGGCGCAGAACGCCTCACCTGGCGCTCCATGCCGCCCGCTACCCTCCCCTACCGCCCTCCCGAGGCCTCTCGCTTCGCTTACCGCTTCATTCTCGAACCCGAATCCCACTACGTCGCCCAGCCCTCCGACGACCTCTTCTCTCTGGGCGTCACCGCCTACCGCCTCCTCACCGGCGCTTATCCCCCCACCCAGTTGCCTTCGGCCGAGGCTCTTGCCTGGAACCCTGAAGACGCAGGGCCCTGGTCACTTCAGGTTCTCAATCCCCGAGTGACTCCACAGCTCAACGCCCTCGTCCTGCGCATGCTCTCCATCCAACCCGAGGCACGCGGCACGGCGAAGGAACTGGCCGAGTCCCTCGAACTCGCAGCAGCTCGCTCTGACACGACGGCCGACCTCCCCCTCTTTGACGCGCCCCCTGCTCTGCCGGAGATGGCCCAATCCCCTGTGCGCCCAAAGTCTCCCGCGCGGAGCACCGTCCGGGCACCTCTCTCCACGTGGATTCCGCGCTGCGCAGCCCTCGCTGGGGGACTTCTGCTGCTCTTGTGGCTTGGGCAATCCCTCTCCGAACGTCAGCCCGCTTCTTCCCAGCAGCGGCGAGCAGGCGGGGATGCGAGCGTCCGCGATGCGGGCAGCGTGGCCGTGGGAGATTCCGCGCTGACGGCCCCCAGTGCTTCGACTGCTGCCCCTCCCTCCTCGGCAACCATTGCCTTGGAGCTTCCTCCCAAGCCCCTTCCTGGGCAGAACAAACCCGATGCGAATGGCAGATGTGCCCGACGAGGCCAAATCGCTATCAACGGAGGCTGCTGGATAGAGCAATTCGCATTGGATTCAGAAGCATGCAACGATAACACTGACACCAGTTACATCTACAAAGGCCGATGCTACGCCCCTGCCTTCCCTCCACGCCGCCAACCTACGTCCACCCAGAGCCCCAACGCTTCTCCATAA